The stretch of DNA GCAGCGACGGAGTCGTTCACGCCCCCCAGCAGGACCGCCTGGTTGAGCAGGGTCGCACCGACGCCGCGCAGTCGCGCCAGGGCTTCGTCGACCTGGGTATCGAATTCATTGGCGTGGTTGGCATGCAGCACCACCGTGACCGGCCAGGGCAGGGCGCGCAGCCAGGCCAGCAGCGGTTCGTCGACCCGTTCGGGCAGCACCACCGGCAGGCGGGTATGCACGCGCAGCCGCTTGAGGTGGGGGATGCCGGCGAGGGCGTCGGTCAACTCGGCCAGCTTCGGCGTGGCCAGCGACCAGAGGGATCGCCGCCGGAGAGGATGACCTCGTCGATGCCGCTGTCGGCCGCGATCAGCGCGACCGCCTCGCGCCAGCCGGCCGCCGCCGCGGTTTCCTCGGCATAGGGGAAATGGCGGCGGAAGCAGTAGCGGCAGTGGATCGCGCAGCTGCCGGTGGTGACCAGCAGGGCGCGGCCGCGGTATTTGCGGATGACCCCGTGCCCGGCCTTGGCCGCGGCGTCGCCGACCGCGTCCAGGCTGAATCCCGGCATCGGCTGCATTTCCGCGTCCAGCGGCAGGACCTGGCGAAGCAGCGGATCGTTCGGATCGCCGTGGCGCATGCGGGCGATGAACCCGCGCGGGACCCGCAGCGGAAACTGGGCGGCGGCCTCGTCGGAGATGCCCAGCCCGGCGTCCTCCAGGCCCAGCATCGCCAGCAGCTCGCGCGGATCACGCACGGCCTCGCGCCAAAGCTGTTGCCAGCGTTGTGCGACGGGCGTGTGCGGAAGGGCGGCAGGCTGCAATGGGATGGGGGCTGCGGGTATCATGTCGGACCGGTTTTCCTTGCGCCGTGGCCTCCGGCCGGGCGCAACAACCCGCCATTCTAGCCTCCGCCGCGATTGCGACGGGCCGGCGCCAAGACACTTATTCATCTAGCAGGAGTTGCACCCATGGCCACCTTGGGCATGAACGACGTCAAGAACGGCCAGAAGATCCTGGTCAACAACGACCCGTGCATCATCACCGACACCGAGTACGTCAAGCCGGGCAAGGGCCAGGCCTTCACCCGCGTGAAGTACCGCAGCATCAAGTCGGGCCGCGTGGTCGAAATGACCATGAAGGCGACCGACAACGTCGAGCAGGCCGACGTCGTCGACACCGACATGCAGTACCTGTACTCCGACGGCGAGTACTGGCACTTCATGAACCAGGAGTCGTTCGAGCAGGTCCAAGCCGACAAGGCCGGCATGGGCGGCGCCGAGAAGTACCTCAAGGGCGAGGAAGACTGCGTCGTGACGCTGTGGAACGGCACCCCGATCGCGGTGCAGCCGCCGAACTTCGTCGAGCTGAAGATCGTCGAGACCGATCCGGGCGTGCGTGGCGACACCTCGGGCGGCGGCGGCAAGCCGGCGACGCTGGAAACCGGCGCCGTGGTCCGCGTGCCGCTGTTCGTCGGCCCAGGACGAGATCATCAAGGTCGACACCCGCTCGGGCGAGTACGTCAGCCGAGTGAAGTGACGCAATGGCCCGCCCGCGCCAGCGCGGGCGGCTTTGCCAATGCGTCATCCCGGCGAAAGCCGGGATCCAGGCGCCCGCGCAGCGGGCGTGCCGTTGACCCTCATCCCGCACTCGCGGGATGAAGGACAAAAGGACCCCCATGCATCCCGACACCCGACCCGAAGCCTGCGACCTGTTGATCGAAGCCGGATGGGTGGTCCCCGTCGAGCCGCACGGGGTGGTCCCTGGAGGACCATGCGGTCGCCGTCCGCGACGGTGCCATCGTCGCGCTGTTGCCGACCCGTGAAGCGCGCACGCGCTTCATCGCCGCCGAGACCGTGTCGCGGCCGGACGCTGCATTGATCCCGGGCCTGATCAACGCCCACACCCACAACCCGATGACGCTGCTGCGCGGCATCGCCGACGACCTGCCGCTGATGGAATGGCTGCAAGGCCACATCTGGCCGGTCGAGGGCGCGGTGATCGGGCCGGAGTTCGTTGCCGACGGCATCGCACTGGCGATCGCCGAAATGCTCCGCGGCGGCACCACCTGCGCCAACGAAAACTACTTCTTCCCCGACGTGCAGGCCGCGGTCTACAAGCGCCACGGTTTCCGCGCCCGCGTCGGATTGCCGGTGATCGACTTCCCGACCGCGTGGGCGAAGTCCTCCGACGAATATTTCGACCGCGCCGGCGAAGTACACGACCAGTGGCGCGACGACGCGCTGGTCAGCACCACCTTCGCGCCGCACGCGCCGTACACCGTGTCGGACGCGAACTTCGAACGCATCCGCATGCTGTCCGACCAGCTCGACGTGCCGGTGCACCTGCATACGCACGAGACCGCGCACGAGGTTGCCGAGTCGCACGAGAAGCACGGTCAGCGTCCGCTGGCGCGACTCGATCGCCTGGGCCTGGTCAACGATCGCCTGATCGCGGTGCACATGACCCAGCTCACCGACGCCGAGATCGAACTGTGCGCACAGCGCGGTGTCAGCGTCGCCCACTGCCCGGAATCCAACCTCAAGCTGGCCTCCGGGTTCTGTCCGGTCGGCAAGCTGCAGAAGGCCGGCGTCAACATCGCCATCGGCACCGACGGCTGCGCCAGCAACAACGACCTGGACATGTTCGGCGAGACGCGTACCGCCGCGCTGCTGGCCAAGGCGGTCGCCTCCGACGCCTCGGCGCTCGATGCGGCCAGTGCGCTGCACGCGGCGACGCTGGGCAGCGCACGCGCGCTGGGTTACGAGACAAAGGTCGGTTCGATCGAGGTCGGCAAGCAGGCCGACCTGGTCTGCATCGACCTGGACCAGATCGAAACCCAGCCGCTGCACCACGTGATCTCGCAGCTGATCTATGCGACCGGCCGCCAGCAGGTGAGCGATGTCTGGATCGCCGGGCAGGCGAAATTGCGCGGGCGCGTGCTGGTCGACATCGACGAGCGGGCGCTGGTCGCCAATGCCAAGCAGTGGCGCACGCGGATCGCGGCGATCAGACTGTCGTGAAGATCGGATAGAGACATCGCATGAATACGCCCGCTCCCAACGACAGCAACTTCAGCCAGGCCGAGCTCGACAAGTTCGGCGCGCTCGCCCAGCGCTGGTGGGACCCGCAAGGTCCGCAGAAGGCGCTGCACGCGCTCAATCCGGCCCGCCTGGGCTACGTCGCCCAGCGCACCACGTTGCAGAGCGCTCGCGTGCTCGACGTCGGCTGCGGCGCCGGCCTGCTCAGCGAGGCGATGGCGGGCGAGGGCGCGCAGGTCACCGCGCTCGACCTCGCCCCGGAACTGGTCAAGGTGGCGCGCCTGCACGGTCTGGAGACCGGCGTGAAGGTCGACTACCGGCTGCAGTCGGTGGAATCGCTGGCCGAGGAAATGCCGGGCCAGTTCGATGCGATCACCTGCATGGAGATGCTCGAGCACGTGCCTGATCCGGGTTCGATCATCAGCGCCTGCACGACGTTGCTGCGTCCGGGTGGACGCCTGTTCCTGTCCACGCTCAACCGCACGCCGGCGGCCTTCGCCCTGGCCATCGTCGGCGCCGAGTACGTCGCCCGCGTGCTGCCGCGCGGCACCCACCAGTACCGCGACTTCATCAAGCCGTCGGAGCTGGGCGCGTGGCTGCGCGCGGCCGGCATGCAGCTGGAAGATGTCAGCGGCCTGATGTACGAGCCCTGGCGCAACAGCGCACGCGTGATCGGGCGCACCGACGTCAACTACCTTGCCTGCGCGCGCAAGCCGGACGCCTGACCCATGCCGGCATCACCTGTGTTTCCCCGCGCCGTCCTGTTCGATCTCGACGGCACCCTGCTCGACAGCGCGCCGGACATGGTCGCGGCCATCGACGCCATGCGCGCCGCGCGCGGCCAGTCGCCGATGCCCCTCGACGAGCTGCGCCCGCACGTGTCGAAGGGCGCGCGGGCGATGGTCGCGGCGGCATTCCCGCAGGTCGACGATGCGCAGCGCGAAAGCTGGATCCCGGAGTTCCTCGGCCACTACGAGCGCGAACTCGGTCGCCACGGCCGACTGTTCGACGGTGTCGAGGCGATGCTGGAAGCGCTGGAAGCGGCCGGCAGCACCTGGGGCATCGTCACCAACAAACCCGAATACCTGGCTCGCCAGCTGATGCCCGTGCTGGGCTGGGAGCAGCGTTGCGCGGTGCTGATCGGTGGCGACACGCTGGCAAGGCGCAAGCCCGACCCATTGCCGCTGACCGTCGCCGCCGGGCGCATCGGCATCGAACCGTCGCAGTGCATCTATGTCGGCGACGACGAGCGCGACATCCAGGCGGCACGCGCCGCCGGCATGCCGTCGGTGGTCGCGCTTTGGGGCTATCGCCTCGACGGCGATGATCCGGCGGCATGGCAGGGCGATGTCATGATCGAAACCGCGGGCGAGCTGATCGACGCGGCGACATGGCCGGTGCCGCGATGAGCGAGCCGGTGCCCATGCCAGGCAACGGCGCTGGCGACGGCGGAAGTGGCGACGCACTCGACAGTTTCCTCGACAAGTTCCGCGCGCGCTGGCCCGAGTGGGCCGTGGTGCAGGTGTTCGTACCGCAGGAACAGCGCGAGCTTGCGCTGGCCTGGGCAACGCTGCTGCAGGAACTGACCGACGCGGCCTGGGGCGGCAGCGATCCGCGCCCTGGCGAGGCCAAACTGGCGTGGTGGGCCGAAGAACTGCGCGGCTGGACCTTGGGCGCGCGGCGCCATCCGCTCGGCATCGCCCTGCAGAAATTGCCGGCGCCGTGGCTGACGCTGGCCACCGCACTGCCGTATCTGCGCGAAAGTCGCGAGCGCCCGCGCGATCGCGACGACGCCTATTCTTCGCTGAAACCGTTCGCGCACGCCGTCGCCGTCATCGAGTCGGCGCTGTTTGACGGCGCGGAACGGGGCGCGAATGAGCAGGCCGAACCGATCATCTCCGCGGGCCTGTTGTATTCACGCCTCGCGCACGTTGGCGAGGCCGCCGCACCGCTGACGACGCTGGCCCGTGCCGGCAGCCAGCCGGTGGCCAGTGCGTGGGCGGCCGAACTGCTTCAGGGCTGGCCCCCGGCTGGAACCGCCACGCGGCCGCGCCGGGTGTGGTCGGCCCTTGCCCGCCAGCGCCTGCGCCGGGGCGACGCGGCATTGCCGCTGCCGCCGTGGAGCGCCCTCCTGGGTGCCTGGCGCGGCGCCCGCAGCTGAGGCCGGCGGCGCCCCATCCCAGCGGCGGCGTCGAAACTGACTGTTGCAGGCCACGCCGCAGGGCGGTCACGGCCGCCCGCTACAATGGCCCGGCTTGCGCTCCCCCGCGCCAACCCCCATACCCTGTGCCGTGACCACGACCTCGCAAAACCCGCGCCGTCTCCCCGATGTCGCCTTCGACGCCGCTGCCGCGGCGCGAACGCTCGACTGGGTCGGCATGTCCAACATCGCCTTGCCGCTGCGCGTGGCATCGGCCGACGGCGAGACCATCACGGTCGCCGCATCGGTCGACGTGTCCGTCGACCTCAAGGACGCCAACGCCCGCGGCATCCACATGTCGCGCATGTACCTGCAGCTGCAGAACGCCTTCGCCAGCGAGACGGTGACTCCGGCCGGCCTGCGCCGCGTACTGCAGACGCTGATCGACAACCAGGGCGGCATCTCCAGCGCCGCGCGCCTGGTCGTGCGCTACGACCAGCTGCTGTTGCGCCAGGCGCTGGCCAGCGACAACGCCGGCTGGAAGCGCTACCCGGTCGAGATCGACGCCAGCCTGCGTGAAGGCCACCTCCACCTGGCGCTGCGCTTCGCGGTCGAGTACTCCAGCACGTGCCCGGCCTCGGCGGCACTGTCGCGCCAGCTCAATGCCGAACGCTTCGCCGAGGATTTCGCCGGTGCGCGACCGTTGTCGAACGCGGTGGTCGGCGAGTGGCTGGCATCGGAGCGTGGCCTGGCCGCGACCCCGCATGCGCAGCGCAGCCGCGCCGACGTTCGCGTGGAACTGCGCCCGGCCTTCGACGAACTGCCGCTGGCGGCGCTGATCGATGCCCTGGAACAGGCCCTCGGCACCCCGGTGCAGACCGCGGTCAAGCGTGAAGACGAGCAGGCCTTTGCCCGCCTCAACGCCGAAAACCTGATGTTCTGCGAGGACGCCGCCCGCCGGGTCGCCGCCGCCTTGTCGGCCGATCCGCGCATCGAGCGCTTCGATGCCGAAGTGGCCCACTTCGAGAGCCTGCACGCGCACGACGCCGTGGCCCGCGTTAGCGGGCAGGGCGCCCAGGCCTGAACTCCGGCCGTGAAGGGGCCGTTCGCGGCCCTTGCCCGCGCGGCCCCGGGCATCCCTTTATTCGACAGTAGGCGCGCCCGCTCCGCCGGGCGGTTTCGCGACCGCCGTCTCACTTGCGATATGCTCGACGCGTAACCAGGGGGCCGGTCCGGATCATGGGGAAACCCGCGCGTCGGTGGTGGCAGGCAGCAGTTGCCGCGTTTGGAATGCTGGTGGCGACTTCGGTGTCGGCGCAGCTTTTCGACGTGGCCCGCCTCGACGGCGATCCGCTCCCGGTGCAGGTGCTGGCCGGCGAGCTTGACGGCGAGTTCGCCCAGGTCGAAGGCCAGTCGGTATTCGAGACCTCGTCGCAACCGCGCTGGTGGCGGCTGACCGCCCGCGAGGCGGTGGCGCCAGCCGATGCGCCGAATCTGGTCCTGCGCTTCCCGCACCTCAACCAGGTCGAGGTCTGGCGGCCCGGCGAAGCGATGCCGGTACGCCGCGGCCTGATCGGCGACGTCGCCGACCGCTCCTTCTCGACGCGGGCGCTCGTGGTGCCCCTGCCGCAGGGTCTGGCCACCGGCGAGCAGATCTACCTGCGCGTGCACATGCTCAGCCCGTCACCGATGCCGGTGGCAGTCGAATCGCTGGAGGAGGTGCACCGCCACGACCTGCGCCATGTCGCCCTGCGCACGCTGGTGCTGGGCACGTTGCTGGTGCTGGCGATGCTCGCTTTCGGCTTCTGGATCGGCATCGGCGAGCGCAGTTATGTCTATCTGTTCATGGCGATGCTCGCCCAGGCGCTGTACCAGGCCTCCATCGGCGGCGAACTCCGCATGCTGCCGTGGCTGGCCGACCTGATCGGCTATGACCCGCGCGTGGGACGCATGTTCGGCATGCTGACGGTGCTGGCGAGCAACAGCTTCCTGGCCTTCTACCTGGGCCTGCCGGCACGGCAGCCGCGACTCATGAAGGTCCTGCATGGCTGCAATGGCGTGCTGCTGTTGCTGATGCTGGCGACCGTCGCCAGCGCAGCCAGCGCAATCGCGCTGACCGGCAACCTGGTGCTATTGGTATCAGCGGCGATCATGTTCGTGGCCAGCGTCGTCGGCAGCTTCCAGCGCCAGCGCGAGGCCTATTTCATGCTGCTGTCGTGGTCGCCGATGGTGGTGCTGGTGATCCTGCGCATGGGCGAGCTGCTCGGCGGCTGGCGCAATCCGGAGTGGCTGGAATACGCGCTGCCAATTGGCTTTGCGCTGGGCGGACTGGTGCTGACCATCGGCCTGACCGACCACATGCACCAGCTGCGTCGCGACCGCGACCATGCCAGCCGCCTGGCCACGTACGACGTGCTGACCGGCGCGCTGACGCGCTCGGCGATCGAGGAGCGGCTCGAGGCACTGGTCGAGTCGGCGCAGCGCGGCCGCCGCCCGCTGTCGGTGGTGTTCTTCGACGTCGACCATTTCAAGAAGATCAACGACGAGCACGGTCACCGCATCGGCGACCAGACCTTGCGCATCATCTCGCTGCGCACGCGCAACCGCCTGCGCACCTACGACATGGTCGGCCGCTTCGGCGGCGACGAAATCCTGGTGGTGCTGCCCGATACGCAGCTGCGCGAGGCGCTTGGCGTGGCCGAGAACCTTCGCGTGTCGGTCAATTGCCGGCCACTGTCGATCGACGGTCGCCTGTTCCCGGCCACGCTCAGCCTCGGCGTCGCCGAACTGCATCATGGCGAGAGCGTGGAGAAGCTGCTTGAGCGAGCCGACGCGGCGCTTTACGCGAGCAAGGAGACCGGACGTGATCGCGTCACCGGTTACACCGCCTCGCGGTTGCGCGCGACCGCTGCGACGGTCTGAAGCCGCAGCGTTACTTCGCTGCGGCGGTCGAGCTGTTGCCGTGCTCGAGCACCAGCAGCGGATCCATGCGCACGTCGAACCAGTTCATGCCCCAGTGAAGATGCGGCCCGGTGGCGCGACCGGTGGCACCGACCTTGCCGATCACCTGACCCTGCTTGACGCGATCGCCGACCTTCACGTCGATGCGCGACAGATGCAGGAAGTTCGAACTGACGCCGTGACCGTGGTCGATCAGCAACGTGCCGCCGGTGAGGTACAGGTCCGGCGCGGCGAACGTCACCACGCCCGCGGCCGGTGCCTTGATCGGCGTGCCCGTCGGCGCGGCGATGTCCATGCCCGAGTGCGGTGACTTGGGCGTGCCGTTGTAGACGCGCTGGTTGCCGAAGCGACCGCTGATGCGGCCCTGCAACGGCCAGATGAAGGTCTGCGCGTAATCGTCGCGATCGTCGTCGCGCACGCGCGCGGCGGTGACCTGCGCCTGTTCGCGCTCGATGCGCGCGGCGATCTCCGGCGGCGGATCGACCGTCTTGGGCGGCACGCCGTTGATGTTCTCCACCGGCCAGTCGCGTGCGGAAACGGCGATGGTGTTGACCACCGTGTCGCCATTGCCGTCGGTGATCTTCACCGACAGCGGGCCTTTGGCGTCGCGGCCGACCCCGAACGCGAAGGTGCCATCGGCGGAAACCCGCAGCCGCCGGCCGTCGTACTCGACGATGGCGTCGGGCGCGGCCAGGCCGATCACCAGCGAACCCTGCGGCACGCTGGTGGGAAGGAACGAGGCATGGAACCGCTGGCTCTGCGCCTGTTGTGCCGTTGCCATACCCGACAGCACAAGGAGCGCCATCACCGCCGCGAGGCGCAATCTCATCGATCGAAGGCCAGGCGCTGGCCCTGCGGTGTGCCGACCAGGCGTCGGCCATCCCAGACCAGCTCGCCGTTGACCCAGGTCGAGGCGATGCGCGAACGGAACGTGGTGCCCTCGAACGGCGACCAGCCGCACTTGGACAGCACGTCCTCGCGCTGCACGGTGAACGGCGTGTCGTCGATCAGCACCAGGTCGGCGGCGTAGCCTTCGCGCAGGAAGCCGCGGCCCTGGACGTCGAACAGCTGCGCCGGCGCGTGGGCAAACTTCTGCACGACCTGGGCGGTGCTCAGGCGGCCTTCGTGGACCAGCTCCAGCGCGGCATTGAGCGCGTACTGGACCAGCGGCAGGCCGCTCGGCGCGGAGGCGTAGGGACGCGCCTTCTCCTCCAGCGTGTGCGGCGCGTGGTCGGTGGCGAGCACGTCGATGACGTCGTCGGCCAGCGCCTGGATCAGCGCCTCGCGGTCGCTGGCATCCTTGATCGCCGGATTGCACTTGATCAGGTTGCCAAGACGCTCGTAGTCGGCGCGGTCGAAGCGGGTGAAATGGATGCAGGTCTCGGCGGTGATCCGCTTGCGGGTGCCGTCGCCGCGCAGCAGCGGGCCGCGCTCGAAAAGCGCCAGTTCGTCGGCGGTGCTGATGTGCAGCACGTGCAGGCGCGAGTCGTGCTTTTTCGCCAGCGACAGCGCCAGCCGGGTCGACTTGATGCACGCTTCGCGCGAGCGGATGTCGGGGTGGCAGGCGGCCGGGATGTCGTCGCCGTACTTGGCCTTGTAGCGGGCCATTTCGGCGTCGATCATCGGCGTGTCTTCGCAGTGCGTGATGATCGGCGTCGGCGCGTCGCGGAAAATGCCGTCGAGGATGTCCGGGTTGTCGACCAGCATGTTGCCGGTGGATGCACCCATGAACACCTTGATGCCCGGCGCGGTGCGCGGGTCGAGCGACTGGATCGCGGCAAGGTTGTCGTTGCTCGCGCCCATGTAGAAGCCGAAGTTGCCCCAGGCGCGGCCGGTGGCACGCTGGTACTTGTTCTCCAGCGCCGCCGCATCGAGCGTGGGCGGGTTGGTGTTGGGCATGTCCATGAAGGTGGTCAGGCCACCGGCCACGGCCGCGGCCGACTCGGTCGCGATGTCGGCCTTGTACTCCATGCCCGGTTCGCGGAAGTGCACCTGGTCATCGATCATGCCAGGCAGCAGGCGGCGGCCGCCGGCGTCGACCACCGTTTCGCCGTCGCGGGCGGACAGGCCGCTACCGATCTGGGCGATGCGGCCTGCTTCGATGCGCAGGTCGCCGTCGAACTCGCGACCTTCGTTGACCAGGCGGGCGTTGACGATCAGTGTCGACATGTGTGCTTTCCATGAAGGGGCTCTGGCACCGGATCGTGCCCGCCGGGGTGCAGGGGATGGCAGCGCAGGATCCGCCGGACGGCCAGCCAGCTGCCCTTGAGGGCGCCAAAACGGGCGACCGCCTGCATGGCGTATTCCGAGCAGGTGGGATGAAAACGACAGCGCGGCCCAAGCAGTGGACTGATCCAGCGCTTGTAGCCGCGGAGCATGGCAATGAGGAGGCGGTCGATCACGATTCCTTAATGCGGTCAAGCACTTGAATGTGCGGTTGCCGCAGGTGCCGGGGCAGGGTATAACAGCGCGCTTTCCCGTCACAAGGCTTCAGGTTCGGACGATCCAGACCGGCTCGCTTGAACCGTGTGGAACCGGCACGATGTATGGCTCCGCACCGGCATTCCGGCACTTGTACGCCGTGATGCAAAGTCGGGCATGCTGTGGCCTATGCACGCTGGCCTTAATTCAGCCTTCGAACCCCGGTTCGGAGGTCCTCAGGGGAACAGAAGGACAAGTCGCTCGTGGCAGTGAAAAAAACCGCGAAGAAGGCCGCCAAGGCCGTCAAGAAGACCGTAAAGCCGGCCGCGAAGAAGGCCGTGTCCAGTAAACCCGCAGCGAAGAAGGCGGTCGCCAAGAAGCCGGCCGCCAAGAAGGTCGCCAGCAAGAAGCCGGTCGCCAAGAAGGCGGCTCCGGCCAAGCCGGTCGCTAAAAAGCCGGTGGTCGCCAAGAAGGCCGCGGTCGCCAAGAAGGCGCCGGTCAAGAAGGCGGCCGTCGCCAAGAAACCCGTCGCCAAGAAGGCGGTACCGGCCAAGAAGCCGGTCGCCAAAAAGGCGGCGCCCGTGAAGCCGGCCGCCAAGCCGGTAGCCGTCAAGCCGGCAGTAGCAAAGCAAGCTCCCGCGAAGCAGGCCGTTCCGGCCAAGCCCGCGCCGAGCAAGGCCCTCCCCCGTAACGAGGTCAAGCCCGCCGCCAAGCCGGAGAGCAAGCCCGTCGTCGTCAAGAAACCCGCACCGCGTCCGGCCACCAAGTCAGCATCGGTGGAACCGGCCGTAAGCAAGCCTCAAGTTGCCAAGAATCCAGTGACGCAATCCGCATCCAACAAGGCGCCTGCGAAAGCGGCGGCCGCCAGTATCCCAGCGACCAAAACCGCTCCACGTCCGACCGGCAAGGTTGCCGTCGCCGTCGTCGCCAAGCCGCAGGCCCCTGCGCCGAGAGGCAAGGTCAAGGTCGTGCCGTACACCACCGATGAATCCAGCGGACGCCCCATCGTCCCGGCGGGCTATCGCCCGGCGACCGACGAGGAGTACATGAATCCGCTCCAGCTCGAGTATTTCCGTCAGCGCCTGCTGCGTTGGCGCACGGATCTGGTCGAGGAATCCAAGCAGACCATCGAGAACCTCAAGGACGAAGTCCGCGATGTCGGCGATGAAGCCGAGCGCGCGACGCGCGAGACCGAGAACTCGCTGGAGCTGCGCACCCGCGATCGTTACCGAAAGCTGATCAGCAAAATCGACAGCACGCTCAAGCGTGTCGATTCGGGCGACTACGGTTACTGCGTCGACACCGGCGAGGAAATCGGCCTGGAGCGTCTCGAGGCGCGCCTCACCGCCGAGCGCACGATCGATGCGCAGGAGCGCTGGGAACACATGCAGAAGCAGATGGGCGACTGAGCCTGGCTCATCGACCTGACGAAAAAGCCCGGCTTCGGCCGGGCTTTTTTTTGCGTCGACCAGGCCGGCTCAGTGCAGGTCGCGCAGATCCAGGCGACGCAGCTTCGGCGCCAGTTTTGCCGTGGCGCCAACCACTGCCAGCGTCATGCAGCCGCCGAAGATCACCGATGGCACCAGTCCAAGCAGGCGCGCGGCCACGCCGGACTCGAACGCACCCAGCTCGTTCGACGAGCCGATGAAGATGCCGTTGATCGACGAGACCCGCCCGCGCATGTGATCGGGCGTCGCCAACTGCAGGATGGTCGAACGCACCACCACCGACACGCCGTCGCACATGCCCGACAGCATCAGCATCAGCGCCGACAGCCACAGGTGGCGCGACAGTGCGAAACCGATGATGCACAAGCCAAAGCCAGCCACCGCAACCAGCAGGATTCGACCGGCATGGCGCTGCAACGGCCGGCGCGCCAGATAGATGCCCACCAGCACCGCACCCACCGCGGGCGAGGCACGCAGCAGGCCCAGCGCCTCGGGCCCGTAGTGGAGGATCTCGTTGATGAACGCCGGCAGCAGCGCCACCGCGCCGCCAAACAGCACCGAGAACATGTCCAGCGCCTGCGCGCCGAGCACGACCTGGGTCTTGAAGACGAAGCGCAGGCCCTCGCCGATGCTCTTGAACACCGGCGCACGCTCTGCCGGCTTCGGTGGCTCGGTCACGCGCACGGCAATCACCGCGATCGCCGCGGCGAGCGCGAAACCGGCGGCGACCAGGTAGGCGGAGGTCTTGCCGCCCCAGGCCACCAGCAGGCCGCCCATGGCCGGGCCCATCACCAGGCCCGCCTGCATCACCACGCTGCTGACACCAGCGCCGCGCGCGAACTGGTCGCGCTTGAGCACGCGCGCGAACAGCGACATGTAGACCGGTGCCAGGAACGCGCGAACCACGCCGTTGACGGCGATGGCCAGGTAGATCGTGAGCGTGCCGAAACCGGAGATGCCGGCCGGCAGAACGCCGGCGGCGACGGCTGCCAGCGTCAACGTCGTGACCAGCAATCCCAGGCAGGCGGCCATGCCGAGCTTGCGCCGTGGCAGGTGGTCGACCGCGTAGCCGGCGAACAGGGCGAAGCAGAAATACGGAATCACCTCGGCCAGGCCGATCAGGCCGAGGGCAAAGGCATCACGGGTGAGTTCGTAGACGTGCCAGCCGACCGTCACTGCGACGATCTGGTAGGACAGCATCGCCAGAAGGCGATAGGTAAGCAGGCCAGTGAAGCCGCGGTTGCGCAGCAGTTCCGAGACGCCGGCGGCGGGCAGGGCGTCGGCGTCAGCAGACATCGCGCATCAACCGTGTGCCAGCAGGTCCCTCGCGGCGCTCGGGACGAGGGGCGATCACAGCCGCGACCGTGCCTGGTCGCGGATAAAGCCGAGCAGCGCGGTCAGGCCGTTGCTGCGCGTGGGCGAGAGGTGCTTGGCGAGTCCGATCTCGGCGATGTAGTCGGCATCGGTGGCGGCGATCTGCGCGGCGCTGCGACCGGAGTACACACGCAGGGCCAGGTAGATCAGGCCCGAGACGATGGCCGAGTCGCTGATGGCATGGAAGTCGAGTCGGTCGGCGTCACCCTCGGCGACGATCCACACCATCGACTGGCAACCGTGCAGGCGGTGCGCTTCTGTTTTCCACTCGCCCGG from Lysobacter arenosi encodes:
- a CDS encoding diguanylate cyclase, translating into MLVATSVSAQLFDVARLDGDPLPVQVLAGELDGEFAQVEGQSVFETSSQPRWWRLTAREAVAPADAPNLVLRFPHLNQVEVWRPGEAMPVRRGLIGDVADRSFSTRALVVPLPQGLATGEQIYLRVHMLSPSPMPVAVESLEEVHRHDLRHVALRTLVLGTLLVLAMLAFGFWIGIGERSYVYLFMAMLAQALYQASIGGELRMLPWLADLIGYDPRVGRMFGMLTVLASNSFLAFYLGLPARQPRLMKVLHGCNGVLLLLMLATVASAASAIALTGNLVLLVSAAIMFVASVVGSFQRQREAYFMLLSWSPMVVLVILRMGELLGGWRNPEWLEYALPIGFALGGLVLTIGLTDHMHQLRRDRDHASRLATYDVLTGALTRSAIEERLEALVESAQRGRRPLSVVFFDVDHFKKINDEHGHRIGDQTLRIISLRTRNRLRTYDMVGRFGGDEILVVLPDTQLREALGVAENLRVSVNCRPLSIDGRLFPATLSLGVAELHHGESVEKLLERADAALYASKETGRDRVTGYTASRLRATAATV
- the ubiG gene encoding bifunctional 2-polyprenyl-6-hydroxyphenol methylase/3-demethylubiquinol 3-O-methyltransferase UbiG encodes the protein MNTPAPNDSNFSQAELDKFGALAQRWWDPQGPQKALHALNPARLGYVAQRTTLQSARVLDVGCGAGLLSEAMAGEGAQVTALDLAPELVKVARLHGLETGVKVDYRLQSVESLAEEMPGQFDAITCMEMLEHVPDPGSIISACTTLLRPGGRLFLSTLNRTPAAFALAIVGAEYVARVLPRGTHQYRDFIKPSELGAWLRAAGMQLEDVSGLMYEPWRNSARVIGRTDVNYLACARKPDA
- a CDS encoding M23 family metallopeptidase, whose amino-acid sequence is MRLAAVMALLVLSGMATAQQAQSQRFHASFLPTSVPQGSLVIGLAAPDAIVEYDGRRLRVSADGTFAFGVGRDAKGPLSVKITDGNGDTVVNTIAVSARDWPVENINGVPPKTVDPPPEIAARIEREQAQVTAARVRDDDRDDYAQTFIWPLQGRISGRFGNQRVYNGTPKSPHSGMDIAAPTGTPIKAPAAGVVTFAAPDLYLTGGTLLIDHGHGVSSNFLHLSRIDVKVGDRVKQGQVIGKVGATGRATGPHLHWGMNWFDVRMDPLLVLEHGNSSTAAAK
- a CDS encoding phytoene/squalene synthase family protein, encoding MAGAAMSEPVPMPGNGAGDGGSGDALDSFLDKFRARWPEWAVVQVFVPQEQRELALAWATLLQELTDAAWGGSDPRPGEAKLAWWAEELRGWTLGARRHPLGIALQKLPAPWLTLATALPYLRESRERPRDRDDAYSSLKPFAHAVAVIESALFDGAERGANEQAEPIISAGLLYSRLAHVGEAAAPLTTLARAGSQPVASAWAAELLQGWPPAGTATRPRRVWSALARQRLRRGDAALPLPPWSALLGAWRGARS
- a CDS encoding phosphoglycolate phosphatase; this translates as MPASPVFPRAVLFDLDGTLLDSAPDMVAAIDAMRAARGQSPMPLDELRPHVSKGARAMVAAAFPQVDDAQRESWIPEFLGHYERELGRHGRLFDGVEAMLEALEAAGSTWGIVTNKPEYLARQLMPVLGWEQRCAVLIGGDTLARRKPDPLPLTVAAGRIGIEPSQCIYVGDDERDIQAARAAGMPSVVALWGYRLDGDDPAAWQGDVMIETAGELIDAATWPVPR
- the folE2 gene encoding GTP cyclohydrolase FolE2, translated to MTTTSQNPRRLPDVAFDAAAAARTLDWVGMSNIALPLRVASADGETITVAASVDVSVDLKDANARGIHMSRMYLQLQNAFASETVTPAGLRRVLQTLIDNQGGISSAARLVVRYDQLLLRQALASDNAGWKRYPVEIDASLREGHLHLALRFAVEYSSTCPASAALSRQLNAERFAEDFAGARPLSNAVVGEWLASERGLAATPHAQRSRADVRVELRPAFDELPLAALIDALEQALGTPVQTAVKREDEQAFARLNAENLMFCEDAARRVAAALSADPRIERFDAEVAHFESLHAHDAVARVSGQGAQA